A genomic region of Roseateles amylovorans contains the following coding sequences:
- a CDS encoding IS3 family transposase (programmed frameshift) produces MRKSRFTEEQMVAILREADRTTVAEAAKKHKVSEPTIYAWRKHFGQLEVADVKRLKALELENSRLKKLLAERDLDIEVLKEINAKKLVSPPARRAQVAFARERGLSLRRACGLVGMSRATPSYKPRMLAKDAPVIEAMKELSAQYPRYGYRRIRIFLRRRGFELSWSRTHRLWRQAGLLVPRKRSRKRITSKRPRVHMPFKANMVWAYDFVFDTTATGQQLKCLTVIDEYTRDCLAIDVAGSIRSKRVIEVLSRLVSVHGAPLFMRSDNGPEFVSMAILEWIAGAGIATVLNDPGKPWQNGTDESFNGKFRDECLSVEWFRSRREAKVVIESWRQHYNEVRPHSSLQYLTPTEFKLQLRQDPQPAVF; encoded by the exons ATGAGAAAGAGTCGATTCACGGAAGAGCAGATGGTGGCGATCCTGCGCGAGGCAGACCGCACCACGGTGGCGGAAGCGGCCAAGAAGCACAAGGTCAGCGAGCCCACGATCTACGCTTGGCGCAAGCACTTCGGCCAGCTTGAAGTGGCTGACGTCAAGCGCTTGAAGGCCCTGGAGCTGGAGAACAGCCGGCTCAAGAAGCTGCTGGCTGAGCGTGATCTGGACATCGAGGTCCTGAAGGAGATCAACGCAAAAAAAT TGGTGAGCCCGCCGGCTCGACGCGCCCAGGTCGCCTTCGCTCGCGAGCGCGGCCTGAGTCTGCGTCGGGCTTGCGGGCTCGTCGGCATGTCCCGGGCCACGCCCAGCTACAAGCCGCGCATGCTGGCCAAGGATGCGCCAGTGATCGAGGCGATGAAGGAGTTGTCGGCCCAGTACCCACGCTACGGTTACCGGCGCATCCGCATCTTCCTGCGCCGACGCGGATTCGAACTGAGCTGGTCGCGCACGCATCGGCTGTGGCGACAGGCGGGTCTGCTGGTGCCCAGGAAGCGCTCGCGCAAGCGCATTACCTCCAAGCGGCCGCGCGTGCACATGCCGTTCAAGGCCAACATGGTCTGGGCCTATGACTTCGTCTTCGACACCACGGCCACCGGCCAGCAGCTCAAATGCCTGACCGTCATCGACGAGTACACGCGTGATTGCCTGGCCATCGACGTGGCCGGCTCCATCCGATCCAAGCGCGTGATCGAGGTGCTATCACGGCTGGTGAGCGTGCACGGAGCGCCGCTGTTCATGCGTTCGGACAACGGGCCGGAGTTCGTTAGCATGGCCATCCTGGAATGGATCGCCGGCGCCGGAATCGCGACCGTGCTCAACGACCCGGGCAAGCCCTGGCAGAACGGTACCGACGAGAGCTTCAACGGCAAGTTCCGCGACGAGTGCCTGTCGGTCGAATGGTTCCGCTCGCGCCGTGAGGCCAAGGTCGTCATCGAGTCCTGGCGTCAGCACTACAACGAGGTCAGGCCGCACAGCAGCCTGCAATACTTGACCCCGACGGAGTTCAAGCTGCAACTCCGTCAAGACCCGCAACCCGCCGTCTTCTAG
- a CDS encoding DNA internalization-related competence protein ComEC/Rec2 encodes MRPTDWSLYRDTGVSHLLSVSGLHVTMFSWLAGLLGGRLWRRSSWLCLHCPAPRAAMWIGTVAAGLYAVFSGWGVPAQRTFGLVLTLSVLRQVGVRWPWGLSLAVAALAVGLMDPWALTQPGFWLSFCAVALLMASGVPAEPGLSGALASTVRAQWTITLGLAPLTLLLFQQLSIIGLLANAVAIPWVSYVITPMAMLGAVWAPLWTVGAWMVAGLHAFLEALRGLPLAVWHLPWAPVWAQALGLVGGVIAALPWAWTWRLCGVALALPLLWPQTPRPPPGVLELWVPDVGQGGAAVLRTHRHTLLFDAGPRWGPGADAGDRVLLPLLRGLGDRRVDLLMVSHADQDHAGGAASVLDGLPVARRRGAVRGAQPCVRGEAWTWDGVRFEVLSPEAGEADEATDRRRNGSSCVLMAEAGGRRVLLTGDIDIARERRLLRLYGDGQGAGELSERRADADGRAVDGPVGDEADEGDEAVPSGLRAEVMVVPHHGSKTSSSLAFVRAVGPRVAVAQSGYLNRFGHPREEVVARYRALGTTWLNTVDCGAWQWRSDGPLATQAPELGCERSRRRRYWLRPPMALVDAEDGDEVTEDVNLESNDSHDVSTCDRCLLFAGAGRPSDGRSRPGGSP; translated from the coding sequence GTGCGACCCACCGACTGGTCGCTCTACCGGGATACCGGTGTCTCGCACCTGCTGTCGGTGAGTGGCCTGCATGTGACCATGTTTTCGTGGCTGGCCGGCCTGCTGGGCGGGCGGCTCTGGCGGCGCAGCAGTTGGCTGTGTCTGCACTGCCCGGCACCGCGCGCGGCGATGTGGATCGGCACCGTGGCGGCCGGGCTGTATGCGGTGTTCTCCGGCTGGGGTGTGCCGGCCCAGCGCACCTTCGGTCTGGTGCTGACGCTGTCGGTGCTGCGGCAGGTCGGGGTGCGCTGGCCGTGGGGCCTGAGCCTGGCGGTGGCGGCGCTGGCGGTCGGATTGATGGACCCTTGGGCGCTGACCCAGCCGGGGTTCTGGCTGTCGTTTTGCGCGGTGGCCTTGCTGATGGCCAGCGGCGTGCCGGCCGAGCCGGGCCTGTCGGGGGCGCTGGCATCGACCGTTCGCGCGCAATGGACGATCACGCTGGGCCTGGCCCCGCTGACGCTGCTGCTGTTCCAGCAGTTGTCGATCATCGGCCTGCTGGCCAATGCAGTGGCGATTCCATGGGTGTCGTATGTCATCACGCCGATGGCAATGCTGGGCGCGGTCTGGGCGCCGCTGTGGACCGTCGGCGCCTGGATGGTGGCGGGTCTTCATGCCTTTCTGGAGGCACTGCGCGGGCTGCCGCTGGCCGTGTGGCATCTGCCCTGGGCGCCTGTTTGGGCGCAGGCGCTCGGCTTGGTCGGTGGGGTGATCGCCGCATTGCCGTGGGCCTGGACCTGGCGGCTGTGCGGCGTTGCGCTGGCCTTGCCGCTGCTGTGGCCTCAAACGCCGCGTCCACCGCCGGGCGTGCTGGAACTCTGGGTGCCGGATGTGGGGCAGGGCGGCGCGGCGGTGCTGCGCACGCATCGCCATACGCTGCTGTTTGACGCCGGCCCGCGATGGGGCCCCGGCGCGGATGCCGGCGATCGGGTGTTGCTGCCATTGCTGCGCGGCCTGGGCGACCGGCGCGTGGATCTGCTGATGGTCAGCCATGCAGACCAGGACCATGCCGGCGGCGCCGCCAGCGTGCTGGACGGGCTGCCAGTGGCCCGACGGCGAGGTGCGGTGCGGGGCGCCCAGCCTTGCGTGCGTGGCGAGGCGTGGACCTGGGACGGCGTTCGCTTCGAGGTGCTCTCACCCGAAGCGGGCGAAGCGGATGAGGCCACCGATCGACGTCGCAATGGATCGTCCTGCGTGCTGATGGCGGAGGCGGGCGGGCGACGCGTGCTGCTGACCGGGGACATCGACATCGCACGGGAGCGGCGGCTGCTGAGGCTGTACGGGGATGGGCAGGGCGCCGGCGAACTGAGTGAGCGACGTGCGGATGCCGATGGGCGCGCCGTCGACGGACCGGTGGGCGATGAGGCCGATGAGGGCGATGAGGCGGTGCCGAGCGGGCTGCGTGCGGAGGTGATGGTGGTGCCGCATCACGGCAGCAAGACGTCGTCGTCGCTGGCGTTTGTGCGGGCGGTGGGGCCGCGGGTCGCGGTGGCGCAGTCGGGGTATCTGAACCGCTTCGGCCACCCTCGGGAGGAGGTGGTGGCGCGTTATCGGGCCCTCGGCACGACCTGGCTCAACACCGTGGATTGCGGCGCCTGGCAATGGCGCAGCGATGGACCGCTGGCGACACAGGCGCCGGAACTGGGGTGCGAACGGTCGCGGCGGAGACGGTATTGGTTGCGACCGCCGATGGCGTTGGTGGATGCGGAAGACGGTGATGAGGTGACCGAGGACGTTAATCTGGAGTCAAATGATTCACACGATGTCTCGACTTGCGATCGCTGCCTCCTCTTTGCTGGCGCTGGCCGCCCTTCCGACGGTCGGTCACGCCCAGGCGGATCTCCGTGA
- the mltB gene encoding lytic murein transglycosylase B yields the protein MTASRRRLLLTTSMTALAPALATLAALAMPLPALAVEAGHKKPLKLNSGAKPKVPPAASPAFGERADLMQFADREAAALGYEPGALRALLAQARLQASVQRLILPGAPGQAKDWGAYRQRFIEPRRLQAGLGFWADNEAALAKAEATYGVPAEIIASIIGIETFYGRIMGGYRVLDALTTLGFDYPNPLPPGARDRSEYFRDELRQFLILSRENGLDPLAMKGSYAGAMGWGQFMPGSWRRFAIDFDGDGHVDLINSQVDAIGSVANFLKAHGWQRGLPTHYEVQPPVDTAAKAQLLLSDVLPQLDVNQFLAAGADLSIAGLGHVGPLALIELQMGGAAPVYVAGTKNFYTVTRYNQSSYYAMAVIEFANTLASWRRAGTSQRSDSGAPATADAPVKATASTAASGAFAASAPSDEGGR from the coding sequence ATGACTGCTTCCCGCCGCCGCCTCCTGCTCACCACATCGATGACCGCCCTGGCGCCCGCGCTGGCCACCCTGGCCGCGTTGGCGATGCCGCTTCCCGCGCTGGCGGTGGAGGCGGGACACAAGAAGCCGCTGAAGCTGAATTCCGGCGCCAAGCCCAAGGTGCCGCCTGCGGCCTCGCCGGCCTTCGGCGAGCGGGCCGACCTGATGCAGTTTGCCGACCGCGAGGCCGCCGCCCTGGGCTACGAGCCCGGTGCCTTGCGCGCGCTGTTGGCACAGGCGCGGTTGCAGGCGTCGGTGCAGCGGCTGATCCTGCCCGGTGCACCGGGTCAGGCCAAGGACTGGGGCGCCTACCGCCAGCGTTTCATCGAACCCCGGCGCCTGCAAGCGGGCCTGGGCTTCTGGGCCGACAACGAGGCGGCCCTGGCGAAAGCCGAGGCCACCTACGGCGTGCCGGCGGAGATCATCGCCTCCATCATCGGCATCGAGACCTTCTACGGCCGCATCATGGGCGGCTACCGGGTGCTGGACGCGCTGACCACACTCGGCTTCGACTATCCCAATCCACTGCCACCCGGCGCCCGTGACCGCAGCGAGTACTTCCGCGACGAGCTGCGGCAGTTCCTGATCCTGTCGCGCGAAAACGGGCTGGATCCGCTGGCGATGAAGGGCTCCTACGCGGGCGCGATGGGCTGGGGTCAGTTCATGCCGGGAAGCTGGCGCCGGTTCGCCATCGACTTCGATGGCGATGGCCATGTTGACCTGATCAACAGCCAGGTCGATGCGATCGGTTCGGTCGCCAATTTCCTGAAAGCGCATGGCTGGCAGCGCGGGCTGCCCACCCACTACGAGGTGCAGCCGCCGGTGGACACCGCGGCCAAGGCGCAACTGCTGCTGAGCGACGTGCTGCCGCAGTTGGACGTCAACCAATTCCTCGCCGCGGGGGCGGACCTTTCGATTGCAGGGCTGGGCCATGTGGGGCCGCTGGCGCTGATCGAACTGCAGATGGGCGGCGCGGCGCCCGTGTATGTGGCGGGGACGAAGAACTTCTACACCGTCACACGCTACAACCAGAGCAGCTACTACGCGATGGCGGTGATTGAGTTTGCCAACACGCTGGCGAGTTGGCGGCGGGCGGGGACGAGTCAGCGTTCGGATTCAGGTGCGCCAGCAACGGCAGACGCGCCGGTGAAGGCCACGGCGTCGACTGCGGCTTCTGGTGCATTCGCAGCGTCGGCGCCCTCGGATGAGGGCGGTCGGTAG
- a CDS encoding DUF3488 and transglutaminase-like domain-containing protein, giving the protein MSRTGLLGGALPAGRSPLPREARDTLFLLAIITATLVPHAGHLPWWCSAVTLAVLAWRARLAWRSEALPGRWSLITVLAVVMALTWLSHRTLIGREAGITMLAMLMALKTLELRARRDAFVVFFLGFFLVLTQFLYSQSLLVAIWTLLCVWALLSALVLAQMPQGVPSLKLAARIAARNTLYGLPVMLALFVLFPRLPPLWGLPKDAGARTGLSDTMDFGTFAEVSSDETIAMRLRFDGRLPPQSQLYFRAQVLSRFDGRTWHASRGYWQARQGDVDLSGPTYRYEATLEPLRVTVLPMLDFSPAPAGDRMDAGGMMLQRGAQGQWIAPRPVTERLRWRQEAWPLARWGLMETVAQSQVDLALPPTLNPRASALGAQLRQQFQSTEGDARATAISDALLRQIRQNGYSYTLSPGVYGEFTPHLIDEFWFDRKLGFCEHFAAAYVVLMRAAGVPARVVTGFQGADLDLQDGDMIVRMAQAHAWAEYWTASRGWQRVDPTAAIAPERVQGRRLTVPPGAIAQAFDSVSPGLLGRLRSGWELINNRWQQRVLNFSGGEQLEFLKRLGFQDPDWGVLVQLTGMLMVGVGLIGAGVAAWHRHPHDPWSRQRARVRRALDRLGLQTTDQDTPRLWATQLQARFGDAAAPLVQALLHLESLRYRQDRPVATSQWLRDFLAQCAALAKQQTQSPARA; this is encoded by the coding sequence ATGAGCCGCACCGGTCTCCTGGGCGGTGCACTGCCTGCCGGCCGCAGCCCGCTGCCGCGCGAGGCGCGCGACACCCTGTTCCTGCTGGCCATCATCACCGCGACCCTGGTGCCGCACGCCGGCCACCTGCCGTGGTGGTGCAGCGCGGTCACGCTGGCGGTGCTGGCCTGGCGCGCGCGTCTGGCCTGGCGCAGCGAAGCGTTGCCGGGCCGCTGGAGCCTGATCACCGTGCTGGCGGTGGTGATGGCGCTGACCTGGCTGAGCCATCGGACGCTGATCGGCCGCGAGGCGGGCATCACCATGCTGGCGATGCTGATGGCCTTGAAGACGCTGGAACTGCGCGCCCGGCGGGATGCGTTCGTCGTCTTCTTCCTCGGCTTCTTCCTGGTGCTGACCCAGTTCCTGTATTCGCAGTCGCTGCTGGTCGCGATCTGGACGCTGCTGTGCGTCTGGGCCTTGCTGTCCGCCCTGGTGCTGGCGCAGATGCCGCAAGGCGTGCCCAGCCTGAAGCTGGCGGCGCGCATCGCGGCCCGCAACACGCTCTACGGTCTGCCGGTGATGCTGGCGCTGTTCGTGCTGTTCCCGCGCCTGCCGCCGCTGTGGGGTCTGCCCAAGGATGCGGGCGCGCGCACCGGCTTGTCCGACACCATGGACTTCGGCACCTTCGCGGAAGTCAGCTCGGACGAAACCATCGCGATGCGCCTGCGCTTCGACGGCCGGCTGCCGCCGCAGTCCCAGCTGTACTTCCGGGCGCAGGTGCTGTCTCGCTTCGATGGCCGCACCTGGCACGCGTCGCGCGGCTACTGGCAGGCGCGCCAGGGGGATGTGGACCTGAGCGGCCCGACCTACCGCTACGAGGCCACGTTGGAGCCGCTGCGCGTCACCGTGCTGCCGATGCTGGACTTCAGCCCCGCGCCCGCCGGAGACCGGATGGACGCCGGCGGCATGATGCTGCAGCGCGGCGCCCAGGGTCAGTGGATAGCGCCCCGCCCCGTCACCGAGCGGCTGCGCTGGCGGCAAGAGGCCTGGCCGCTGGCACGCTGGGGGCTGATGGAGACGGTGGCGCAGTCGCAAGTGGACCTGGCCCTGCCGCCCACCCTCAATCCGCGGGCGAGCGCACTGGGTGCGCAGTTGAGGCAGCAGTTTCAATCGACGGAGGGTGACGCCCGCGCCACGGCCATCAGCGACGCCCTGCTCCGCCAGATCCGGCAGAACGGCTACAGCTACACGCTGAGTCCGGGCGTCTACGGCGAGTTCACGCCGCATCTGATCGACGAATTCTGGTTCGACCGCAAGCTCGGCTTCTGCGAGCACTTTGCCGCCGCCTATGTGGTGCTGATGCGCGCCGCCGGCGTGCCGGCCCGGGTGGTGACCGGCTTCCAGGGCGCCGACCTGGATCTGCAAGACGGCGACATGATCGTGCGCATGGCCCAGGCCCATGCCTGGGCGGAATACTGGACGGCGTCCCGCGGCTGGCAGCGGGTGGATCCCACCGCCGCGATTGCGCCGGAGCGGGTGCAGGGCCGTCGCCTGACCGTGCCGCCGGGCGCCATCGCCCAGGCCTTCGACAGCGTCAGCCCGGGGCTGCTGGGGCGTTTGCGATCCGGCTGGGAATTGATCAACAACCGCTGGCAGCAACGGGTGCTGAACTTCTCTGGCGGTGAACAGCTGGAGTTCCTCAAGCGCCTGGGGTTCCAGGATCCGGATTGGGGCGTGCTGGTGCAGCTGACCGGCATGCTGATGGTGGGTGTGGGGCTGATCGGCGCGGGCGTGGCGGCCTGGCATCGGCATCCACATGATCCGTGGTCTCGGCAGCGGGCCCGGGTGCGACGCGCGCTGGACCGTCTGGGCCTGCAGACCACCGACCAGGACACCCCCCGGCTGTGGGCCACACAGCTCCAGGCCCGCTTTGGCGACGCTGCGGCGCCGCTGGTGCAGGCGCTGTTGCATTTGGAATCGCTGCGCTATCGGCAGGACCGGCCGGTGGCCACGTCACAATGGCTGCGCGATTTTCTTGCGCAGTGCGCCGCACTGGCGAAGCAGCAGACGCAGTCCCCGGCGCGAGCCTGA
- a CDS encoding DUF58 domain-containing protein, with protein MARRRILPAWRWRWPWQDRWDAWWQARHPRSDTTALVQRNLYILPSRPGAAFCATLLLLLLASINDQLSLGYLLTFLLAGAGLASMHATHSNLRGLKLDLKTPAPAFAGQPLLLDIRLHNAGGQRYGVGLRLPDGSYADTAFTDVPAQGHSQLHLQLSFPTRGRHELPLLRIESRFPLGLFGAWSLWRPAAIAWVYPSPEVDAPDAGASDEGLPQGQGQPGLGDDPGLRPYRHGDSPRQILWKKSAMALAQPQPPSGGINNGAAPLLVRERLGSRASEQWLDLDATRGLPFESRLSRLAAWVQRAEEAGLPYGLRLRERSLAPDLGPDHYRACMEALTLLEDRP; from the coding sequence ATGGCCCGTCGACGGATCCTTCCCGCCTGGCGGTGGCGCTGGCCCTGGCAGGACCGCTGGGACGCCTGGTGGCAGGCCCGCCATCCGCGCAGCGACACCACCGCGTTGGTCCAGCGCAACCTCTACATCCTGCCCAGCCGGCCGGGTGCGGCCTTCTGCGCCACCTTGCTGTTGCTGCTGCTGGCCTCGATCAACGACCAGCTCAGCCTCGGCTATCTGCTGACCTTCCTGCTGGCGGGCGCCGGGCTGGCCTCCATGCATGCCACCCATTCCAATCTGCGTGGGCTCAAGCTGGATCTGAAAACCCCGGCACCCGCCTTCGCCGGACAGCCGCTGCTGCTGGACATCCGGCTGCACAACGCGGGCGGGCAGCGGTATGGCGTCGGCCTTCGCCTGCCGGATGGCAGCTATGCGGACACCGCCTTCACCGACGTCCCGGCGCAAGGCCATTCGCAGCTGCATCTGCAGTTGAGCTTTCCCACCCGTGGCCGCCACGAGCTGCCGCTGCTGCGCATTGAATCGCGGTTCCCGCTCGGCCTATTCGGTGCCTGGAGCCTGTGGCGTCCCGCGGCGATCGCGTGGGTCTATCCCTCACCCGAGGTCGACGCGCCGGACGCCGGTGCCAGCGACGAAGGCCTGCCCCAAGGCCAAGGCCAACCGGGGCTGGGGGACGATCCCGGCCTGCGGCCTTATCGACACGGCGACTCGCCGCGTCAGATCCTCTGGAAGAAGTCCGCCATGGCACTGGCGCAACCGCAACCGCCGTCCGGCGGCATCAACAACGGCGCGGCGCCCCTGTTGGTGCGAGAGCGCCTGGGCAGTCGCGCCTCCGAGCAATGGCTGGACCTGGATGCCACCCGCGGGCTGCCCTTTGAGTCGCGGCTGTCCCGCCTGGCTGCCTGGGTGCAGCGCGCCGAAGAGGCGGGCCTGCCCTATGGCCTTCGCCTGCGCGAGCGCAGCCTGGCGCCGGACCTTGGCCCGGACCATTACCGCGCCTGCATGGAAGCGCTGACCTTGCTGGAGGACCGACCATGA
- a CDS encoding AAA family ATPase, with translation MQLSPTLADLRRQISTIIKGKQAQTDDCLACLLAGGHLLIEDLPGVGKTTLAHVLSISLGLRFSRVQFTTDLMPSDLLGVSVYTPGAAATGGASFQFHPGPVFSQVLLADEINRAGPKTQSALLEAMEEYQVSVDGTTHPLPLPFFVIATQNPSEQLGTHPLPESQLDRFLMCISLGYPDRQAERELLMGEDSRELLRHLKPVMTPEQLRELQRQVLKVHVSPALLDYLQALLEATRSGEWFQEGLSPRAGLALLRAARAKALLSGRDYVSPDDVQAILPQTIAHRLRPRGGSARGAREQVRAMMAAIPLP, from the coding sequence ATGCAGCTGTCTCCTACGCTGGCCGACTTGCGCCGGCAGATTAGCACGATCATCAAGGGCAAGCAGGCCCAGACGGACGACTGTCTGGCCTGTCTGCTGGCGGGCGGCCACCTGCTCATCGAAGACCTGCCCGGCGTGGGCAAGACGACGCTGGCGCATGTGCTGTCGATTTCACTCGGGCTGCGTTTCTCGCGGGTGCAGTTCACCACCGACCTGATGCCGTCCGATCTGCTCGGCGTCAGCGTCTACACCCCCGGCGCGGCCGCCACCGGCGGCGCGTCCTTCCAGTTCCACCCGGGCCCGGTCTTCAGCCAGGTGCTGCTGGCCGACGAGATCAACCGCGCCGGTCCCAAGACCCAGAGCGCGCTGCTCGAGGCGATGGAGGAATACCAGGTCAGCGTGGACGGCACCACCCATCCGCTGCCGCTGCCGTTCTTCGTCATCGCGACCCAGAACCCCAGCGAGCAGCTCGGCACGCATCCGCTGCCGGAGTCGCAACTGGACCGCTTCCTGATGTGCATCAGCCTGGGCTATCCGGATCGCCAGGCGGAGCGTGAACTGCTGATGGGCGAGGACAGCCGCGAACTGCTGCGCCACCTCAAGCCGGTGATGACGCCCGAGCAATTGCGCGAGCTGCAGCGGCAGGTGCTGAAGGTGCATGTCTCGCCCGCGCTGCTGGACTATCTGCAGGCGCTGCTGGAGGCCACCCGTTCCGGCGAATGGTTCCAGGAAGGGTTGAGCCCGCGCGCCGGCCTGGCCTTGCTGCGCGCAGCGCGTGCCAAGGCGCTGCTGAGCGGGCGCGACTATGTCTCGCCCGATGATGTCCAGGCCATCCTGCCCCAGACGATTGCCCATCGGCTGCGCCCGCGCGGCGGCAGCGCCCGGGGCGCCCGTGAGCAGGTGCGGGCCATGATGGCCGCGATCCCCCTGCCCTGA
- a CDS encoding histone deacetylase family protein, translating into MATAYLSHQDCHRHDMGAGHPECPQRLDAIEDWLISHGMDAAISRHEAPRVDLHDLERAHAAVYVAEMKALLEGLEQAAAQGDPQAVKALDPDTYANGFTWAAALRAAGAAVRATDLVLDGEAENAFCAVRPPGHHATRDQAMGFCFFNNVAVAARHALDVRGLDRVAVVDFDVHHGNGTEDILAGDDRVLMVSIFQDPLYPYSGSEPKGSNMLNVPVPPYTRGAEVREMIESLWMPALERFKPQMIFVSAGFDAHREDELAQLGLVEADYEWITLRIMEVAARYAKGRIVSCLEGGYHLGALARSVGVHLRTLAGV; encoded by the coding sequence ATGGCTACCGCATACCTCAGTCACCAGGATTGCCACCGTCACGACATGGGCGCCGGCCATCCGGAATGCCCGCAGCGCCTGGACGCGATCGAGGACTGGCTGATCTCCCATGGCATGGATGCCGCGATCAGCCGACACGAGGCGCCGCGCGTCGATCTCCACGACCTGGAGCGCGCCCACGCAGCGGTCTATGTGGCCGAGATGAAGGCTTTGCTGGAGGGCCTGGAGCAGGCCGCAGCCCAGGGCGACCCGCAGGCCGTCAAGGCGCTTGATCCCGACACCTATGCCAACGGTTTCACCTGGGCCGCCGCGCTGCGCGCGGCCGGTGCTGCGGTGCGGGCGACCGACCTGGTGCTGGACGGCGAGGCCGAGAACGCCTTCTGCGCCGTCCGCCCGCCCGGCCACCATGCGACCCGCGACCAGGCGATGGGCTTTTGCTTCTTCAACAATGTGGCGGTCGCGGCGCGCCATGCGCTGGATGTGCGCGGCCTGGACCGGGTGGCGGTGGTGGACTTCGATGTGCACCACGGCAACGGCACCGAAGACATCCTGGCCGGCGATGACCGGGTGCTGATGGTCAGCATCTTCCAGGACCCGCTCTATCCCTACAGCGGCAGCGAGCCCAAGGGCAGCAACATGCTCAATGTGCCGGTGCCGCCCTACACCCGCGGCGCCGAGGTGCGGGAGATGATCGAGAGCCTGTGGATGCCTGCGCTGGAGCGCTTCAAGCCGCAGATGATCTTCGTCTCCGCCGGGTTCGATGCGCATCGCGAGGACGAGCTGGCGCAGCTGGGTCTGGTCGAGGCCGACTATGAATGGATCACGCTGCGCATCATGGAAGTGGCCGCGCGCTATGCGAAGGGGCGCATCGTGTCCTGCCTGGAAGGCGGCTACCACCTGGGAGCGTTGGCGCGCAGTGTGGGCGTGCATCTGCGCACCCTGGCCGGCGTCTGA
- a CDS encoding mechanosensitive ion channel family protein: MTPLNQQLNHTLSLHELQSLFSSLTRPNAVIEVGLVIACLALSWLIVFRIGKHVTPSPQGHQSVLLGRRVFDGVLFPVIALLLALGARRLMPYLGEPVALFRLVIPVLLSLVVIRLVARVLRAAMPESRGIRLLERSVSWVAWLGSILWIMGVLPILLEELDHYPLTFLAKKGQATPTVLDLLQGALQVGGVMIVVLWLSSVVESRLLRGKVADLSMRKIAVNLTRTLLLGIGAMVALNMVGLDLSALSWLGGAVGVGLGFGLQKIAANYVSGFMILAERSLRIGDMVKVDTFEGKITDIKTRYTVIRALNGRESIVPNESLITTRVENLSLADPQVWLSTVVQVAYGTDLDALFPQLVESIQQVPRVLSEPAPSVALSNFAADGLELTIGFWISDPHNGQGGVRSEVNLAILRRLNALGIDIPFPQRVVHAAPVAGAEEPTAHAAGAVADLPPPGAPSPLSTPPEAPATATAAAQGAPAR; this comes from the coding sequence TTGACGCCGTTGAACCAGCAGCTGAACCACACCCTGAGCCTGCATGAGCTGCAATCGCTGTTCAGCTCGCTCACCCGCCCGAATGCGGTGATCGAAGTCGGTCTGGTGATCGCCTGCCTGGCGCTCTCCTGGCTGATCGTCTTCCGCATCGGCAAGCATGTGACGCCGTCGCCGCAGGGCCATCAATCGGTGCTGTTAGGTCGACGGGTGTTCGACGGCGTGCTGTTCCCGGTGATCGCGCTGCTGCTCGCGCTGGGCGCCCGGCGGTTGATGCCCTATCTGGGCGAGCCGGTCGCCTTGTTCCGGCTGGTGATCCCGGTGCTGCTGTCGCTGGTGGTGATCCGGCTGGTGGCGCGGGTGCTGCGTGCGGCCATGCCGGAATCGCGCGGCATCCGCCTGCTGGAGCGGTCCGTGTCCTGGGTGGCCTGGCTGGGCTCCATCCTCTGGATCATGGGCGTGCTCCCCATCCTGCTGGAGGAACTGGACCACTATCCGCTGACCTTCCTGGCCAAGAAGGGCCAGGCCACGCCGACGGTGCTGGACCTGCTGCAGGGCGCACTCCAGGTTGGCGGCGTGATGATCGTGGTGCTGTGGCTGTCGTCGGTGGTGGAGTCGCGCCTGCTGCGGGGCAAGGTGGCCGATCTGTCGATGCGCAAGATCGCGGTGAACCTCACCCGCACGCTGCTGCTGGGCATCGGCGCGATGGTGGCGTTGAACATGGTGGGCCTGGACCTGAGCGCGCTGTCCTGGCTGGGCGGCGCGGTGGGCGTGGGCCTGGGCTTCGGTCTGCAGAAGATCGCGGCCAACTATGTGTCCGGCTTCATGATCCTGGCCGAACGCTCGCTGCGCATCGGTGACATGGTCAAGGTCGACACCTTCGAGGGCAAGATCACCGACATCAAGACCCGCTACACCGTGATCCGCGCACTCAACGGCCGCGAGTCGATTGTTCCGAATGAATCCCTGATCACCACGCGGGTGGAAAACCTCTCGCTGGCGGATCCCCAGGTCTGGCTGTCGACCGTCGTGCAGGTCGCCTACGGCACCGACCTGGATGCGCTGTTCCCGCAGCTCGTCGAGAGCATCCAGCAGGTGCCGCGGGTGCTCAGCGAGCCGGCGCCCTCGGTCGCCTTGAGCAACTTCGCGGCGGATGGCCTGGAGCTGACGATCGGCTTCTGGATCTCCGATCCGCACAACGGGCAGGGCGGGGTTCGCTCCGAGGTGAATCTGGCGATCCTGCGTCGACTCAATGCGCTGGGGATCGACATCCCGTTCCCGCAGCGCGTGGTCCATGCCGCACCAGTCGCAGGCGCCGAGGAGCCGACGGCGCACGCGGCCGGAGCAGTTGCGGACCTGCCGCCGCCGGGCGCCCCGTCGCCCTTGTCGACACCGCCCGAAGCGCCAGCGACCGCGACCGCAGCGGCGCAGGGCGCGCCTGCGCGTTGA